Proteins encoded within one genomic window of Polaribacter sp. NJDZ03:
- a CDS encoding NTP transferase domain-containing protein: MKKHSKHTNLERRDNDNFAPNEIAILGTNCGVISDLVHKVSQNLSDYKLAYFDASHAKDVVKNNLSEYVFHHQGNLQVTTSGDINKFQQRLDFAGFDYVFINGNHYQGAKQILVLDEAKEASVLKRLDQLDRIQFIIKLKSETEYFPFLEEKYPQIKNITCYTINEVDKITNHIHNLIQEKIASVKGLVLVGGKSTRMGQDKSELNYFGKPQKEVAKELLENNNIETFYSVQKSSEKEDEISDKFINLGPFGGICSAFQKDPNTAWFVLATDVPFVDTALIKLLLKHRNPSKAATAIRGKGKDFPEPLITIYEPKAYAILLQYLAQGYSCPRKMLINSDVEIVEIDDNYIRNINTPEEFNEAKKELN, encoded by the coding sequence ATGAAAAAACACAGCAAACATACCAATTTAGAAAGAAGAGATAACGATAATTTTGCTCCGAATGAAATTGCAATTTTGGGTACAAATTGTGGCGTTATTTCAGATTTGGTACATAAAGTATCTCAAAATTTATCAGATTATAAATTGGCTTATTTTGATGCTTCTCACGCCAAGGATGTGGTAAAAAATAACTTGTCTGAATATGTGTTTCATCACCAAGGAAATTTACAGGTAACCACTTCTGGAGATATCAATAAGTTTCAGCAACGTTTAGATTTTGCTGGGTTCGATTATGTTTTTATCAACGGAAACCATTATCAAGGTGCTAAACAGATTTTAGTATTAGACGAAGCTAAAGAAGCTTCTGTTTTAAAAAGATTAGATCAGTTAGATCGTATTCAGTTTATTATTAAGTTGAAATCAGAAACAGAATATTTTCCTTTTTTAGAAGAAAAATATCCGCAAATAAAAAATATTACGTGTTATACTATTAATGAGGTTGATAAAATTACCAATCATATTCATAATTTAATTCAAGAAAAAATTGCATCCGTAAAAGGTCTAGTTTTGGTTGGTGGTAAAAGTACAAGAATGGGACAAGATAAATCTGAATTGAATTATTTTGGGAAACCACAGAAAGAAGTGGCAAAAGAATTGTTAGAAAATAACAATATAGAAACGTTTTATTCCGTTCAAAAATCATCAGAAAAAGAAGATGAAATATCTGATAAATTTATCAATTTAGGTCCGTTTGGTGGAATTTGTTCTGCGTTTCAGAAAGATCCAAATACTGCTTGGTTTGTATTGGCAACCGATGTTCCGTTTGTAGATACAGCCCTTATTAAATTATTATTAAAACATAGAAATCCTAGTAAAGCAGCTACCGCAATTAGGGGGAAAGGAAAAGATTTTCCTGAGCCTTTAATTACTATTTATGAGCCAAAAGCGTATGCTATTTTATTACAATACTTGGCACAAGGATATTCTTGTCCGCGTAAAATGCTAATTAATTCTGATGTTGAAATTGTTGAAATTGACGATAATTATATTAGAAATATAAATACTCCTGAAGAGTTTAATGAAGCTAAAAAAGAACTAAATTAG
- a CDS encoding molybdopterin molybdotransferase MoeA has protein sequence MISVKEALQTVLNSNQDFGVEEIPFIKSVSRILKEKITADRDFPPFNRVSMDGIAIDYIAFKNGQRGFKVEGIQAAGSEQITLQNPENCIEVMTGAVLPYNANTVIRYEDVTIVDGIATINIDTINDAQNVHSKGKDGKTGDILIEENTLISAAEIGVLATVGKGTVKVARQPKIMIVSTGDELVGVDETPLEHQIRRSNVFTLVSLLERLNISSETAHITDDKPILKSKIETYLQEYDVLLFSGAVSKGKYDFLPEVFDELGVEKLFHKVAQRPGKPFWFGENRNCKVFAFPGNPISTFVNCLAYFYPWYYKSVGVKVEEETAILNVDVSFKPNLTYFLQVKLENNNGQIIATPINGNGSGDLASLVKTDAFIQLPNDKTEFKKGAIFPIIRYR, from the coding sequence ATAAAATCTGTAAGTAGAATTTTAAAGGAAAAAATTACTGCAGATAGAGATTTTCCGCCTTTTAATAGAGTTTCTATGGATGGAATTGCAATTGATTATATTGCTTTTAAAAATGGACAAAGAGGTTTCAAAGTAGAAGGAATTCAAGCTGCTGGAAGTGAGCAAATCACACTTCAAAACCCTGAAAATTGTATAGAAGTTATGACTGGAGCTGTTTTGCCATATAATGCAAACACAGTTATTAGATATGAAGATGTAACTATAGTAGACGGAATTGCAACTATAAATATTGATACAATTAATGATGCCCAAAATGTTCATTCTAAAGGAAAAGATGGAAAAACTGGCGATATATTAATTGAAGAAAACACCCTAATTTCAGCAGCAGAAATTGGAGTCTTAGCAACCGTTGGTAAAGGAACAGTAAAAGTAGCAAGACAACCAAAAATAATGATTGTTTCTACGGGTGATGAATTGGTTGGTGTTGATGAAACTCCGTTAGAACATCAAATTAGAAGGAGTAATGTATTTACGCTGGTGTCTTTGTTAGAAAGGTTAAATATTTCTTCGGAAACAGCACACATTACAGATGATAAGCCAATTTTAAAATCGAAAATAGAAACCTATTTACAAGAATATGATGTGTTGCTTTTTAGTGGTGCTGTAAGTAAAGGAAAATATGATTTTTTACCGGAAGTTTTTGATGAATTAGGCGTAGAAAAATTGTTTCATAAAGTGGCACAAAGACCAGGTAAACCTTTTTGGTTTGGTGAAAATAGAAACTGTAAAGTATTTGCTTTTCCTGGTAACCCGATTTCTACTTTTGTAAATTGTTTAGCGTATTTTTATCCTTGGTATTATAAATCGGTAGGCGTAAAAGTAGAAGAAGAAACGGCAATTTTAAATGTAGACGTTTCTTTTAAACCTAATTTAACGTACTTTTTACAAGTGAAGTTAGAAAATAATAACGGGCAAATAATTGCGACTCCAATTAATGGAAATGGTTCTGGAGATTTAGCCAGTTTGGTGAAAACAGATGCTTTTATTCAATTGCCAAATGATAAAACTGAGTTTAAAAAAGGAGCGATTTTTCCGATAATAAGATATAGATAA
- a CDS encoding PAS domain-containing sensor histidine kinase — translation MILLMLLASVLILVVTIYQYDEQTKDYNIQRFERKEATTKEIIELELKNKTTYPVNTGNLAKIFQERIFEISSINKLNISFYDLKGNLLKSSTANAFEKVDIKPLPLDVLKELAQNSNHKILKTSVENGTGFQSSFSFIHDPKFKRIGIIELQFTQDNSEIEHELREFMFRLGVVYILMFLIAIAIAYFLSSYITRSIKTISDKMQQTRLNKRNEKIILDKASSEIEILVEAYNHMIDELGESAAKLAKSEREQAWREMAKQVAHEIKNPLTPMRLTVQSFERRFDPTDEMAKEKLNEFCQTLIQQIDVMSSIASAFSDFAKMPTQKKERVELISVVKFALDIFTESYIKYYPQEEELYANLDKTQLIRVITNLVKNAIQAVNLEENPLIEVKVFSDDLNIKLTVSDNGKGIPDDLKDLIFEPKFTTKSSGMGLGLGMIRNIIEAYKGTISFTSKEGLGTVFTVVLPKS, via the coding sequence ATGATTTTATTGATGTTACTGGCATCGGTATTAATCTTGGTTGTTACTATTTATCAGTATGACGAACAAACAAAAGACTACAATATTCAACGTTTTGAGCGTAAAGAAGCCACCACTAAAGAAATTATAGAATTAGAGCTTAAAAACAAAACTACCTATCCTGTAAATACTGGAAATTTAGCTAAAATATTTCAAGAACGTATTTTCGAAATATCATCTATTAATAAATTAAATATCTCGTTTTACGACTTAAAAGGAAATTTACTAAAGTCTTCTACGGCAAACGCTTTTGAAAAGGTAGATATAAAACCGCTTCCTTTGGATGTTTTAAAAGAGTTGGCGCAAAATTCTAATCATAAAATATTAAAAACCAGTGTTGAAAATGGAACGGGTTTTCAATCTTCATTTTCTTTTATTCACGATCCAAAATTTAAAAGAATAGGTATTATAGAGTTACAGTTTACGCAAGATAACTCTGAGATAGAACACGAGTTGAGAGAATTTATGTTTCGATTAGGTGTGGTTTATATATTGATGTTTTTAATTGCAATTGCAATTGCATATTTCTTATCAAGTTATATTACAAGATCTATAAAAACAATTTCAGATAAAATGCAGCAAACCCGTTTAAATAAACGGAATGAAAAAATTATTTTAGACAAAGCGAGTTCAGAAATAGAGATTTTGGTTGAAGCCTATAATCATATGATTGATGAGTTAGGAGAAAGTGCTGCTAAATTAGCCAAAAGTGAGCGAGAACAAGCTTGGCGAGAAATGGCAAAGCAAGTAGCGCATGAAATAAAAAATCCATTGACTCCAATGCGCTTAACAGTGCAAAGTTTTGAGCGAAGATTTGATCCTACAGATGAAATGGCAAAAGAGAAGTTAAATGAATTTTGCCAAACTTTAATTCAGCAAATAGATGTAATGAGTTCTATAGCGTCTGCTTTTTCTGATTTTGCCAAAATGCCAACTCAAAAGAAAGAACGGGTAGAGCTAATTAGTGTTGTAAAGTTTGCTTTAGATATTTTTACAGAAAGTTACATTAAATATTATCCGCAAGAAGAAGAGTTATATGCTAATTTAGATAAAACTCAATTAATTAGAGTGATTACTAATTTAGTGAAAAATGCAATTCAGGCGGTAAATTTAGAGGAAAATCCTTTAATTGAAGTAAAAGTTTTTTCTGATGACCTAAATATAAAGCTTACCGTTTCTGACAATGGAAAAGGAATTCCTGACGACTTAAAAGATTTAATTTTTGAACCTAAATTTACTACAAAATCTAGTGGAATGGGGTTAGGTTTAGGTATGATAAGAAATATTATTGAAGCCTATAAAGGAACTATTTCTTTTACATCTAAAGAAGGGTTAGGTACTGTTTTTACTGTTGTATTGCCAAAAAGTTAA
- the moaC gene encoding cyclic pyranopterin monophosphate synthase MoaC has protein sequence MSDFSHLNERNNPKMVNVSDKKITKRTAIAKATMFLGEEVIAHFTNDELFTKKGPVFQTAIIAGIQGVKKTSELIPMCHPLLINGVDIDINIIDSENIEVLCEVTITGKTGVEMEALTGANITCLTIYDMCKSISQKMVIKEVKLLEKTGGKSDIKN, from the coding sequence ATGAGCGATTTTAGTCATTTAAACGAAAGAAATAACCCTAAAATGGTAAATGTTTCTGATAAGAAAATTACCAAAAGAACAGCAATTGCGAAAGCAACCATGTTTTTAGGGGAAGAAGTAATTGCTCATTTTACAAATGATGAGTTATTTACTAAAAAAGGACCCGTTTTTCAAACAGCAATTATTGCAGGAATTCAAGGTGTTAAAAAAACATCAGAATTGATACCAATGTGTCATCCATTATTAATTAATGGAGTAGATATTGATATTAATATTATAGATTCAGAAAATATTGAGGTTCTTTGTGAAGTTACAATTACCGGTAAAACAGGTGTGGAAATGGAAGCTTTAACGGGAGCAAACATTACGTGTTTAACTATTTATGACATGTGTAAAAGCATCAGTCAGAAAATGGTAATTAAAGAAGTAAAGTTATTAGAAAAAACAGGCGGAAAATCTGATATTAAGAATTAA